In Corylus avellana chromosome ca2, CavTom2PMs-1.0, the following proteins share a genomic window:
- the LOC132172678 gene encoding protein RALF-like 33: MGSSSFSMLLAFSLFMAALMISSRATVAEASLEQSLRWVPTRHHCQGSIAECMGAGDDEFEMDSEINRRILATTQYVSYGALQRNTVPCSLRGASYYNCQPGAQANPYSRGCSSITRCRS; this comes from the coding sequence ATGGGTAGCTCTTCTTTCTCTATGCTCTTGGCCTTCTCCTTGTTCATGGCAGCTCTGATGATCTCCTCCAGGGCCACCGTTGCTGAGGCGAGCTTGGAGCAGAGCTTGAGGTGGGTGCCGACGAGGCACCACTGTCAAGGTTCCATTGCTGAGTGCATGGGTGCAGGGGATGATGAGTTTGAGATGGATTCTGAGATCAACCGCCGGATCTTGGCCACCACACAGTACGTAAGCTACGGGGCGCTGCAGCGGAACACCGTGCCATGCTCTCTCAGGGGTGCCTCCTACTACAACTGCCAGCCGGGTGCACAGGCTAACCCCTACAGCCGTGGTTGCAGTTCCATCACTCGTTGCCGAAGCtaa
- the LOC132169127 gene encoding protein RALF-like 33, whose product MGSSSFSMLLAFSLFMAALMISSRATVAEASLEQSLRWVPTRHHCQGSIAECMGAGDDEFEMDSEINRRILATTQYVSYGALQRNTVPCSLRGASYYNCQPGAQANPYSRGCSAITRCRS is encoded by the coding sequence ATGGGTAGCTCTTCTTTCTCTATGCTCTTGGCCTTCTCCTTGTTCATGGCAGCTCTGATGATCTCCTCCAGGGCCACCGTTGCTGAGGCGAGCTTGGAGCAGAGCTTGAGGTGGGTGCCGACGAGGCACCACTGTCAAGGTTCCATTGCTGAGTGCATGGGTGCAGGGGATGATGAGTTTGAGATGGATTCTGAGATCAACCGCCGGATCTTGGCCACCACACAGTACGTAAGCTACGGGGCGCTGCAGCGGAACACCGTGCCATGCTCTCTCAGGGGTGCCTCCTACTACAACTGCCAGCCGGGTGCACAGGCTAACCCCTACAGCCGTGGTTGCAGTGCCATCACTCGTTGCCGAAGCTAA
- the LOC132171486 gene encoding heat shock factor-binding protein-like has translation MDGHDAEDSKQSTADMTVFVQNLLQQMQSRFQQMSDSIVTKIDEMGNRINELEQSINDLRAEMGVEGSPSPMAPPSQPDLDEAKKEEGSA, from the exons atg GATGGACATGATGCAGAAGATTCTAAGCAAAGCACTGCGGATATGACAGTTTTT GTGCAAAATCTTCTTCAGCAGATG CAATCAAGGTTCCAACAAATGTCTGACTCTATTGTTACAAAGA TTGATGAGATGGGAAACCGCATAAATGAGCTGGAGCAAAGCATCAACGACTTAAGAGCAGAGATGGGGGTGGAGGGCTCTCCATCTCCTATGGCGCCCCCATCCCAGCCAGACTTAGATGAAGCGAAGAAAGAGGAAGGTTCTGCATAA